A genomic segment from Leptolyngbya boryana PCC 6306 encodes:
- the dnaK gene encoding molecular chaperone DnaK: MGKVIGIDLGTTNSCVAVLEGGQPLVITNSEGGRTTPSMVGFGKAGDRLVGQLAKRQAVTNAENTVFSIKRFIGRRWDDTQVERSRVPYNCVNGKDATVDVRIRDRNYTAQEISAMILQKLKQDAENYLGEEVTQAVITVPAYFSDAQRQATKDAGTIAGLEVLRIINEPTAAALAYGLEKQDQDQCVLVFDLGGGTFDVSILQLGDGVFEVKATSGNNHLGGDDFDACIVDWLSQTFLQQEGINLAEDKMALQRLREAAEKAKIELSGTLSTSINLPFITADESGPKHLETELTRAKFEELANELIQATLNPMEQALKDANLTTEDIDRIILVGGSTRIPAVQDALKKFFNGKTPDRSVNPDEAVALGAAIQAGVLGGEVKDLLLLDVTPLSLGIETLGEVFTRIIDRNTTIPSSKTQVFSTATDGQTCVEIHVLQGERAMARDNKSLGKFQLTGIPPAPRGVPQIEVAFEIDANGILKVSALDKGTGRAQSVEISNTGGLSEGEIERMRQESELFAEEDSRRMQLVELKNQADSLYHSYEMTLKENGEVISDTLKSQANEKIVQLRSAIADPKVSIDEVKSYLDGLQQLLYTIGSAVYEHAQPVASSPFETDTSSRMSFEDDTVSADMSGFTFEADATVTADYETVD, translated from the coding sequence ATGGGAAAAGTCATCGGCATCGACTTAGGAACAACCAACAGTTGTGTGGCTGTGTTGGAGGGCGGTCAGCCCTTAGTCATTACCAATTCTGAGGGCGGGCGAACCACGCCAAGTATGGTCGGATTTGGCAAGGCGGGTGATCGCCTAGTCGGTCAATTGGCAAAGCGACAAGCTGTCACTAATGCGGAAAACACTGTATTTAGTATCAAACGGTTTATTGGTCGGCGATGGGATGATACACAGGTCGAACGCTCACGGGTTCCCTACAACTGCGTCAATGGGAAAGATGCGACCGTAGATGTGAGGATTCGCGATCGTAATTACACAGCTCAAGAAATTAGTGCCATGATCCTGCAAAAACTGAAGCAGGATGCAGAAAATTATCTGGGCGAAGAAGTCACCCAAGCGGTGATTACGGTTCCTGCATATTTTAGTGATGCTCAGCGTCAAGCGACGAAAGACGCTGGCACGATCGCAGGATTAGAAGTTCTCAGAATTATTAACGAGCCAACTGCGGCTGCACTTGCGTATGGGTTAGAGAAACAAGATCAAGACCAATGCGTTTTGGTCTTTGACCTGGGTGGTGGAACGTTTGACGTGTCGATTTTGCAGTTAGGCGATGGCGTTTTTGAAGTCAAAGCGACCTCTGGCAATAACCATTTGGGTGGAGACGATTTTGATGCTTGTATCGTAGATTGGTTGAGCCAAACGTTCCTACAACAAGAAGGAATTAATCTTGCAGAAGACAAGATGGCGCTTCAACGCCTGAGAGAAGCTGCCGAGAAGGCAAAAATCGAACTTTCTGGAACCCTCAGCACATCGATTAATTTGCCGTTTATTACTGCCGATGAATCGGGACCGAAGCATTTAGAGACAGAACTGACTCGCGCTAAGTTTGAAGAGCTGGCAAACGAGTTGATTCAAGCGACGCTCAATCCGATGGAGCAAGCGTTGAAAGATGCGAATCTGACGACAGAAGATATCGATCGCATTATCCTCGTCGGCGGTTCGACTCGAATTCCAGCCGTTCAAGATGCACTCAAGAAATTTTTCAACGGCAAGACTCCTGACCGTTCCGTCAATCCAGATGAAGCAGTGGCACTCGGCGCAGCGATTCAGGCGGGCGTATTGGGTGGAGAAGTCAAAGATTTGCTGTTGTTAGATGTCACGCCGCTTTCGTTGGGGATCGAGACATTGGGGGAAGTCTTTACGCGGATTATCGATCGCAATACTACGATTCCCAGCAGCAAAACTCAGGTGTTCTCAACTGCAACGGATGGACAAACCTGCGTTGAAATTCATGTGTTGCAAGGTGAACGGGCAATGGCTCGGGATAATAAGAGCCTAGGTAAATTTCAACTCACGGGCATTCCACCTGCACCGAGAGGTGTGCCTCAAATCGAGGTTGCCTTTGAAATTGATGCAAACGGCATTCTCAAAGTATCAGCGCTTGACAAAGGGACAGGACGCGCTCAGAGCGTTGAAATTTCCAATACGGGTGGATTGAGCGAGGGTGAGATTGAACGGATGCGTCAAGAGTCAGAACTCTTCGCAGAAGAAGATAGTCGGCGAATGCAGTTGGTTGAATTGAAAAACCAGGCAGATAGCCTCTATCACAGTTATGAAATGACTCTCAAAGAGAATGGTGAAGTCATCAGCGACACTTTGAAATCGCAAGCGAATGAGAAAATTGTTCAACTTAGGAGCGCGATCGCCGATCCAAAGGTTAGTATCGATGAGGTGAAATCGTATCTTGATGGGTTGCAGCAACTGCTGTATACCATTGGTTCAGCAGTTTATGAACATGCTCAACCTGTCGCAAGCTCTCCTTTTGAAACTGATACCAGTTCTCGGATGAGTTTTGAAGATGACAC